CAGCCTGTTTTTTCAGGCAACAATTTGAAAAAACAATTGAAATGCAATTTGAGAACCTGCCACATCGGATCACGGTTCTTGTGCCCGCACACAATGAGTCCGCCAACATGCTGCCCACACTGCGAGCCGTTTTGGCACAAGCAAGCGAGTCGATCCATATTCTGGTGGTGGCGGACAATTGCAACGACGACACGGCTGAAGTTGCAAGACAGGAAGGCGTGGAGGTGATTGAACGCCACAACACTGCTTTGCGGGGCAAAGGCTATGCGCTGGACTTTGGCATTCGACACCTGAAAGCGAACCCGCCGCAGGTGGTGATTGTTCTGGATGCAGACTGCCTGCCCGAGAATGGCGTGTTGGCGAAACTTGCAAACAGGGCCATGAGTACCTCCCGCCCTGTGCAAGCGCTTTACCTGATGAACAACCTGCACAGTCCCGGTTTGAAGGAAAAAATTGCCGAGTTTGCCTGGCTTGTGAAAAATCATGTCCGCCCCAAGGGTTTGCACAACATGGGCTTGCCTTGTCACCTTACAGGTTCTGGCATGGCATTCACCTGGGAGGTATTACAAGGTGTGTCCCTGGCCACCGGGGATATCGTGGAGGACATGAAATTGGGCATGACCTTGACCACGCAGGGCCAGGCGCCCCTGTTTTCAGAAGACACGGTGGTTACCAGCGCATTCCCGAATAACAGGGAAGGCGTTGCATCACAGCGCACCCGCTGGGAACATGGTCACCTGGCCATGATGTGGCACGAAGGCTTGCCCAAATTGCTCAAAGGATTGATCAGCCGTGACATGGCGTTGGTAGGTCTTTCTTTGGACTTGTGCATTCCACCACTTGCATTGCTGGTTACTGCCGTACTTGCCTGGGAATTGCTCACCGGCATTTATGCACTTGCAAGCGGCAACTCCGCTGCGTTTCTGATCAGTCTTGTTTACCTGCTGGCAATCGCCTCGTCCGTCGGCCTGGCTTGGCTCAAGTTTGGACGAGCCGTGGTAACGGGTCGGGAGTTGTTGATGGCGCCCGTGTATGTGTTGGCCAAACTACCTGTGTATGCCCGCTTTCTGTTTCGTCGCCAAGCGGAGTGGGTTCGCTCCAAACGTGACAACGAAACAAAATAAAAGCAAATGTGAATCAGCGCACCATGGCTTCCACACTTTGCAGGGGACTGGTCAGCATTGTATCCAGGGGATAAACCAAAGCTCGAACCCGGGCCGGGTCGTTGTCGTTTGACTTGGGCTTGAGCACACT
The nucleotide sequence above comes from Limnobacter thiooxidans. Encoded proteins:
- a CDS encoding glycosyltransferase family 2 protein — translated: MSIAESSVLAMTVLLGIPVFWFCIQIAAACFFRQQFEKTIEMQFENLPHRITVLVPAHNESANMLPTLRAVLAQASESIHILVVADNCNDDTAEVARQEGVEVIERHNTALRGKGYALDFGIRHLKANPPQVVIVLDADCLPENGVLAKLANRAMSTSRPVQALYLMNNLHSPGLKEKIAEFAWLVKNHVRPKGLHNMGLPCHLTGSGMAFTWEVLQGVSLATGDIVEDMKLGMTLTTQGQAPLFSEDTVVTSAFPNNREGVASQRTRWEHGHLAMMWHEGLPKLLKGLISRDMALVGLSLDLCIPPLALLVTAVLAWELLTGIYALASGNSAAFLISLVYLLAIASSVGLAWLKFGRAVVTGRELLMAPVYVLAKLPVYARFLFRRQAEWVRSKRDNETK